Proteins encoded together in one Corynebacterium liangguodongii window:
- a CDS encoding M23 family metallopeptidase, whose product MRTLLAPVLAAVFLALPAPAAAYVDPTTGEPHASRITRSAEIPERNWLPGHRGVDLALGIGGDVLAAGDGTVAFAGVVAGTPVVSIDHADGIRTTYQPVYASVSVGDVVSEGSVIGRLAPAARGQHDGLHWGALTGKDAYINPLTLLDAPAIRLKPVDGPGYRRF is encoded by the coding sequence ATGCGCACCCTTCTTGCCCCCGTCCTCGCAGCCGTCTTCCTGGCGCTCCCGGCCCCAGCCGCCGCCTACGTCGACCCGACCACCGGCGAGCCGCACGCGAGCCGGATCACCCGCTCCGCCGAGATCCCCGAGCGCAACTGGCTGCCCGGCCACCGCGGGGTGGACCTCGCTCTCGGCATCGGCGGCGACGTGCTCGCCGCAGGTGACGGCACCGTCGCCTTCGCCGGGGTTGTGGCGGGCACGCCGGTGGTCTCCATCGACCACGCGGACGGGATCCGCACCACCTATCAACCCGTCTACGCCTCGGTCTCCGTTGGCGATGTCGTCTCCGAAGGCTCCGTCATCGGCCGCCTCGCACCCGCGGCGCGGGGCCAGCACGACGGGCTGCACTGGGGCGCGCTGACGGGCAAGGACGCCTACATCAACCCGCTGACGCTTCTCGACGCCCCAGCGATCCGCCTCAAGCCCGTGGATGGGCCTGGTTATAGACGTTTTTGA
- a CDS encoding tyrosine recombinase XerC, producing the protein MGNSSGQLAEAIEDFAEHAELVLGRSPATVKGYRSDLTTLLPFAPTFAEFTLPTLRAWLADALSQGLARSTLARRTAAVRAFSTWAHNQGYLDSDPAARLKTPKLNRHLPTVVSPDAAVDVVEAEINDEDHGALALRDRAILELLYASGMRVAELTGLDVPDVDLARGTAKVTGKGNKQRVVPFGEHAKVAVQNWLARGRPELAGQTTALFVGERGKRIDQRQVRRVVERASIRAGAPQLSPHSLRHSAATHMLEGGADVRVVQELLGHSSLQTTQIYTHVSAQRLKNVYNQAHPRA; encoded by the coding sequence ATGGGTAACAGTTCTGGCCAGCTCGCCGAGGCCATCGAGGACTTCGCCGAGCACGCCGAGCTGGTCCTCGGCCGCTCGCCGGCCACGGTGAAGGGCTACCGCTCCGATCTCACGACGCTGTTGCCCTTTGCCCCAACGTTCGCAGAGTTCACCCTGCCCACGCTTCGCGCCTGGCTTGCCGACGCCCTATCCCAAGGCCTCGCCCGCTCGACGCTGGCCCGGCGCACGGCGGCGGTGCGGGCGTTTTCGACCTGGGCGCACAACCAGGGCTACCTGGATTCGGACCCGGCGGCGCGTCTGAAAACCCCGAAGCTCAACCGCCACCTGCCCACGGTGGTCAGCCCCGACGCCGCCGTCGACGTTGTGGAGGCCGAGATCAACGACGAAGACCACGGCGCGCTCGCTCTGCGAGACCGGGCGATACTCGAGCTACTCTATGCCAGCGGCATGCGTGTCGCGGAGCTCACCGGGCTCGATGTGCCGGATGTCGACCTTGCGCGAGGTACCGCCAAGGTGACGGGCAAGGGTAATAAGCAGCGCGTCGTGCCCTTCGGGGAGCACGCGAAGGTGGCCGTGCAGAACTGGCTGGCAAGGGGCCGGCCGGAGCTGGCGGGTCAGACCACGGCGCTCTTCGTAGGGGAGCGGGGCAAGAGGATCGATCAGAGGCAGGTGAGGAGGGTGGTGGAGAGGGCGTCGATACGCGCGGGCGCCCCACAGCTCAGCCCGCACTCGCTGCGGCACAGCGCGGCGACGCACATGCTCGAGGGCGGGGCCGATGTTCGCGTGGTCCAAGAACTGCTCGGGCACTCGAGCCTGCAGACCACCCAGATCTACACCCACGTCTCCGCGCAGCGGCTCAAAAACGTCTATAACCAGGCCCATCCACGGGCTTGA
- a CDS encoding DNA-processing protein DprA produces the protein MSSLESWAYLSRVIEGPSWHLQALLRAGRDADEIAAGVRSRASWLAGLAGETEARYSWDATGRDLEIAQAAGYRLLTPESGGWPAEAIEESFAVGAAAAHANHHARKADGAPPHALWVKGREDLGGMFARSVGVVGTRASTRYGANATADLVTGLAGRGYTIVSGGAVGIDAAAHEAALAAGAATVIVAACGPGVIYPKRHAELFDQVSTVITEYPPGVSPDRHRFLTRNRLVAALTAGTLVVEAAFRSGALNTLAWAHYYNRPVMAVPGPILGPGSLGTNLAIQERRAEMVLNSEQVHALLSRVGEVDPAAQMELDFAASDVQKLSRNELRVFDAVPLGAGGAAAEDIAARAGLGVGLTVHILVDLAGRGMVTREGVVWRR, from the coding sequence GTGAGCTCGCTCGAATCCTGGGCCTACCTCAGCCGGGTGATCGAAGGCCCGTCCTGGCACCTCCAGGCGCTCCTGCGCGCCGGGCGCGACGCCGACGAGATCGCCGCCGGTGTGCGCTCGCGCGCGAGCTGGCTGGCGGGCCTCGCCGGCGAGACCGAGGCTCGATATTCCTGGGACGCCACGGGGCGCGACCTTGAGATCGCGCAGGCCGCCGGGTACCGGCTCCTCACCCCGGAATCCGGCGGCTGGCCCGCAGAGGCGATCGAGGAGTCCTTTGCCGTCGGCGCGGCGGCGGCCCACGCCAACCACCACGCCCGCAAGGCGGACGGGGCGCCGCCCCATGCGCTGTGGGTAAAAGGGCGAGAGGACCTGGGCGGGATGTTCGCGAGGTCTGTCGGGGTGGTGGGCACGAGGGCGTCGACACGCTATGGTGCCAACGCCACCGCCGACCTGGTGACGGGTCTGGCGGGGAGGGGATACACGATCGTCTCCGGCGGCGCGGTGGGTATCGACGCCGCGGCCCACGAGGCGGCGCTTGCCGCCGGGGCCGCGACCGTGATCGTCGCCGCCTGCGGGCCCGGTGTGATCTACCCGAAGCGCCACGCGGAACTCTTCGATCAGGTCAGCACGGTCATCACCGAGTACCCGCCCGGGGTGAGCCCGGACCGGCACCGCTTCCTCACCCGCAACCGGCTGGTGGCCGCGCTGACGGCGGGGACCCTGGTTGTCGAGGCGGCGTTTCGCTCCGGGGCCCTCAACACCCTGGCGTGGGCGCACTATTACAACCGGCCGGTGATGGCCGTGCCGGGGCCGATCCTCGGGCCGGGCTCGCTGGGGACCAACCTGGCGATCCAGGAGCGCCGGGCCGAGATGGTGCTCAATTCCGAGCAGGTCCACGCGCTGCTCAGCAGGGTGGGGGAAGTCGACCCGGCAGCGCAGATGGAGCTGGACTTCGCGGCCAGCGATGTGCAAAAGCTTTCGCGCAACGAGCTGCGCGTGTTCGATGCAGTGCCGCTCGGCGCCGGGGGAGCAGCAGCGGAAGACATCGCGGCGCGCGCCGGTTTGGGCGTGGGGCTTACGGTGCACATCCTCGTGGACCTTGCCGGGCGCGGGATGGTGACGCGGGAGGGGGTGGTGTGGCGGAGGTAG
- the rpsB gene encoding 30S ribosomal protein S2 has product MAVVTMRELLDAGVHFGHQTRRWNPKMRRFIFTDRNGIYIIDLQQTLTYIDQAYEFVKETVAHGGTILFVGTKKQAQEPIEEEAQRVGMPYVTHRWLGGMLTNFQTVSKRIARMKELQAMDAAEEGYAGRGKKEVLMLTRERIKLERVLGGIADMTKAPSALWIVDTNKEHIAISEAQKLRIPVVAILDTNCDPDTVDFPIPGNDDAIRAVKLLTHIVGEAVIEGKQQREERQLAAAREAAGDTDAKIQAEAAEAAAAAASSEDVPAADAAAAAAAAEAAKEQVVAPVEQPHAVRAAEQDAK; this is encoded by the coding sequence ATGGCAGTTGTTACCATGCGCGAACTCCTCGACGCCGGTGTGCACTTTGGCCACCAGACGCGTCGCTGGAACCCGAAGATGCGCCGCTTCATCTTCACCGACCGCAACGGCATCTACATCATCGACCTGCAGCAGACCCTGACCTACATCGATCAGGCCTACGAGTTTGTCAAGGAGACCGTTGCCCACGGCGGCACGATCCTCTTTGTTGGCACCAAGAAGCAGGCGCAGGAGCCGATCGAAGAAGAGGCACAGCGCGTTGGCATGCCGTACGTCACCCACCGCTGGCTCGGCGGTATGCTCACCAACTTCCAGACCGTGTCCAAGCGTATCGCCCGCATGAAGGAGCTCCAGGCCATGGACGCTGCCGAAGAGGGCTACGCCGGCCGCGGCAAGAAGGAAGTGCTCATGCTCACCCGCGAGCGCATCAAGCTCGAGCGCGTCCTCGGTGGTATCGCCGATATGACCAAGGCGCCCTCCGCGCTGTGGATCGTGGATACCAACAAGGAGCACATCGCGATCTCCGAGGCGCAGAAGCTGCGCATTCCGGTCGTGGCCATCCTCGATACCAACTGCGACCCGGACACCGTCGATTTCCCGATCCCGGGTAACGACGACGCGATCCGCGCCGTGAAGCTGCTCACCCACATCGTCGGCGAGGCCGTCATCGAGGGCAAGCAGCAGCGCGAGGAGCGCCAGCTCGCCGCCGCCCGCGAGGCAGCGGGCGACACCGACGCCAAGATCCAGGCCGAGGCAGCAGAGGCCGCCGCAGCCGCGGCCTCCAGCGAGGACGTCCCCGCGGCCGACGCCGCTGCGGCTGCCGCAGCCGCCGAGGCGGCCAAGGAGCAGGTCGTGGCCCCCGTCGAGCAGCCGCACGCCGTGCGCGCCGCCGAGCAGGATGCGAAGTAG